A genomic region of Alicyclobacillus sp. SO9 contains the following coding sequences:
- a CDS encoding chemotaxis protein CheW, translated as MSDIQVVLFTSADETYGVPVNQVQSIERLEEITPVPNTLAFVQGVVELRGEIVPVINLRIRVGAQALAKPSDDARIIVVEIAAVHVGLVVDSVLDVKTLDEESIQAPPQLIGGLEARYLSGIARTDERTLVLLNLEKILSEAQEQQLQQVERSIQGE; from the coding sequence ATGAGTGACATACAAGTTGTTTTGTTTACTTCAGCAGATGAAACCTACGGGGTTCCTGTGAACCAAGTTCAATCCATAGAGCGGCTTGAAGAAATCACACCGGTGCCAAATACCCTGGCCTTTGTTCAAGGCGTTGTGGAATTGCGCGGCGAAATTGTCCCAGTGATTAACCTGCGAATTCGAGTCGGGGCACAGGCGCTGGCGAAACCGTCAGATGATGCTCGCATTATCGTTGTTGAAATTGCAGCAGTGCATGTAGGTCTGGTCGTAGATTCCGTGCTTGATGTAAAGACGCTGGATGAAGAATCGATTCAAGCACCGCCGCAGCTGATTGGCGGACTTGAGGCACGGTATTTGTCGGGCATTGCGAGAACTGATGAACGTACGCTGGTGCTTTTAAATCTGGAGAAAATCCTGTCAGAGGCACAGGAACAGCAACTGCAGCAAGTTGAGAGGAGTATTCAGGGTGAGTGA
- the tsf gene encoding translation elongation factor Ts translates to MQVTAQMVKDLRTQTGAGMMDCKNALKDADGDMEKALKVLREKGLASASKKSGRVASEGIVEAYIHGGGRIGVLLEVNCETDFVAKNDDFKNFVRDIAMHVAAANPTYVRREDVPEDVLTQEREIVRQQTLNEGKPEKIVDKIVEGRIDKYLSEICLLEQAFVKNPDKTVDQLVKEEIAHIGENISVRRFARYVVGEGIEKEEKDFAEEVMEQVGK, encoded by the coding sequence ATGCAGGTTACTGCACAGATGGTGAAAGATTTGCGAACTCAGACGGGCGCTGGAATGATGGATTGTAAAAATGCGCTCAAGGATGCAGACGGTGATATGGAGAAGGCTCTGAAAGTTCTCCGTGAAAAGGGCCTTGCATCTGCGTCGAAGAAATCCGGACGGGTGGCGTCTGAAGGGATTGTTGAGGCGTACATACACGGAGGCGGCCGCATCGGCGTTCTGCTCGAGGTAAACTGCGAAACCGATTTTGTAGCAAAGAACGATGATTTCAAGAATTTTGTCCGTGATATAGCGATGCATGTCGCAGCGGCAAATCCAACATATGTACGTCGAGAGGATGTCCCGGAGGATGTCCTGACGCAGGAAAGAGAAATTGTCAGGCAGCAAACGCTAAATGAAGGCAAACCGGAGAAGATTGTGGACAAGATTGTCGAGGGTCGAATCGATAAGTATCTTTCCGAGATTTGTCTTCTGGAGCAAGCCTTTGTAAAGAATCCCGATAAAACGGTGGACCAACTGGTAAAAGAAGAGATTGCTCATATTGGTGAAAACATATCTGTTCGGCGATTTGCTCGCTATGTTGTTGGAGAGGGAATTGAAAAGGAAGAGAAAGATTTTGCAGAGGAAGTCATGGAGCAGGTCGGAAAATAA
- a CDS encoding MinD/ParA family protein has protein sequence MDQAERLRSLVNQGPIQTAASKQIIAVASGKGGVGKTNFCVNFALELQKIHRSPVVLDVDLGFANVDVILGERPRHTIEDLLNGFSIWDVLQVSATGLPYLSGGAGLTELHTLSRAQVLHLKEEFSRLDDRYDTVLLDCSAGHSTNSEQLIAAATQLIVLTTPEPTSIADAYALLKMLSVNGQLPQVVTVVVNRASGIVEAKLAADKLKLVAAKFLGVNIDILGFILEDDAVPQAVMAQTALLLKYPHSKAASCIQQIARNYLHIDERSERRGFSKFLERLFGVYSHTQSEKFIS, from the coding sequence GTGGATCAGGCGGAGCGATTGAGAAGTCTTGTGAATCAAGGGCCTATACAGACTGCTGCTTCGAAACAGATCATTGCTGTCGCCAGCGGGAAGGGGGGAGTTGGAAAAACAAACTTCTGTGTGAACTTTGCCCTTGAACTGCAAAAAATCCACAGGTCACCGGTAGTGCTTGATGTTGACTTGGGATTTGCAAATGTAGATGTGATACTTGGGGAGCGGCCACGACACACTATTGAAGATTTGTTGAATGGATTCAGTATTTGGGATGTCCTTCAAGTCAGCGCCACCGGATTACCATACTTGTCCGGCGGGGCAGGTCTTACCGAATTGCACACCCTGTCGAGGGCGCAAGTACTTCACTTGAAAGAGGAATTTAGCCGGTTGGATGACCGTTATGACACCGTCTTGTTGGATTGCAGTGCCGGACATAGTACCAACAGCGAGCAGTTGATTGCCGCTGCTACACAACTTATCGTCCTGACAACGCCCGAGCCCACCTCCATTGCGGACGCATACGCCCTGCTGAAGATGCTCTCCGTAAATGGTCAACTGCCGCAAGTGGTGACCGTCGTAGTTAACCGTGCCAGCGGCATTGTCGAAGCGAAGCTTGCAGCAGATAAATTGAAACTTGTTGCGGCGAAGTTTCTGGGTGTTAATATAGACATTCTTGGATTTATTTTGGAAGACGATGCTGTTCCTCAGGCTGTCATGGCGCAAACAGCCCTGCTGTTGAAGTATCCGCACAGTAAGGCTGCCAGTTGCATTCAACAAATTGCAAGAAACTACTTACATATTGATGAAAGGTCGGAGAGACGGGGTTTTTCAAAGTTCTTGGAACGTCTTTTCGGAGTATATTCGCATACGCAAAGCGAGAAATTCATATCGTGA
- the pyrH gene encoding UMP kinase, protein MATPKYKRVILKLSGEALAGQQGFGIDPNVIHNIAQQLAEVVELKVEVAVVVGGGNIWRGISGSSKGMDRATADYMGMLATVLNALALQDALEHLRVDTRVQTSVEMRQVAEPYIRRRAIRHLEKGRVVILAGGTGNPYFSTDTTAALRAAEIEAEVILMAKNGVDGVYNADPQEDPDAVKYDELGFFDVLSQGLGIMDSTATSLCMDNDIPILVFALNEIGNIRRAVMGESLGTIVRRKTRA, encoded by the coding sequence ATGGCAACGCCGAAGTATAAACGGGTTATACTCAAGCTTAGCGGAGAAGCGTTAGCCGGGCAACAAGGCTTCGGCATCGACCCGAACGTAATTCACAACATTGCGCAACAACTTGCAGAAGTTGTTGAGTTGAAAGTTGAGGTTGCTGTCGTCGTTGGCGGCGGTAACATTTGGAGAGGTATTTCAGGAAGTTCCAAGGGGATGGACAGAGCAACCGCTGACTACATGGGCATGCTCGCTACGGTTTTAAACGCTTTGGCTTTGCAGGATGCACTTGAGCACCTTCGTGTGGACACACGCGTTCAGACGTCGGTGGAAATGCGACAAGTAGCAGAACCGTATATCCGTCGCAGGGCGATTCGTCACTTGGAAAAAGGCAGAGTTGTCATTCTCGCCGGCGGCACTGGGAATCCGTATTTTTCAACGGATACAACAGCTGCGCTGCGCGCGGCTGAAATTGAGGCAGAAGTGATTCTAATGGCCAAGAACGGGGTGGACGGCGTCTATAATGCGGATCCCCAGGAAGACCCTGATGCGGTGAAATACGATGAACTTGGGTTCTTCGATGTGCTGAGTCAAGGGCTGGGAATTATGGATTCGACGGCTACATCACTGTGTATGGACAATGATATTCCTATCTTGGTGTTTGCGTTAAATGAA
- a CDS encoding chemotaxis protein CheD has product MLDTGRLSVVRIGIADAGLASKPQRIRTNGLGSCVGVVIYDERSGICGLDHVMLPHAPKGKPVTPAKFADTGLPWLVEKLLESGAERRHLQAKLAGGAQMFSSASGSALLRIGPRNVEAVLESLQELKVPVVSQDVGGSAGRTIEFDPATSVLHVHTALEGTCEI; this is encoded by the coding sequence GTGCTAGATACTGGAAGACTGTCGGTCGTGCGAATTGGAATTGCGGATGCGGGCCTCGCGAGCAAGCCGCAGAGAATTCGGACAAACGGGCTTGGCTCTTGCGTTGGTGTTGTGATTTATGATGAGCGTTCGGGGATTTGCGGCCTCGATCACGTTATGCTGCCTCACGCACCAAAAGGAAAACCTGTGACTCCCGCAAAGTTTGCCGATACAGGCCTACCATGGCTTGTAGAGAAGTTGTTGGAATCTGGCGCCGAAAGAAGACATCTACAGGCAAAGTTGGCAGGGGGGGCGCAAATGTTCTCGTCTGCTTCGGGATCGGCGCTGCTTAGAATTGGTCCGAGAAACGTTGAAGCAGTGCTCGAATCGTTGCAGGAGTTAAAAGTTCCAGTGGTGTCGCAGGACGTAGGGGGATCAGCAGGACGAACGATTGAGTTCGACCCTGCGACCAGTGTACTGCATGTTCATACGGCTCTCGAAGGTACATGTGAAATATAG
- a CDS encoding chemotaxis protein CheC encodes MSDAPEFTDYVADILKEVGNIGAAHAATALSELIQEQVNMTVPSARMVPFREVPELLGGEEMLSAGVITQIKGSLSGNLLLVMAAESAVQLVTRLLPAESKGVQDFTAMDFSALAEVGNILGGSFINAISDLTGFTLHVTVPGVAVDMAGAILSICLLSAELTMDEALLVETSISQGTSSIDAHIILIPEPDSMDRLLKALGA; translated from the coding sequence GTGAGTGACGCACCAGAGTTTACGGATTACGTTGCAGATATCTTAAAGGAAGTGGGCAATATTGGTGCCGCTCATGCTGCAACGGCATTGTCTGAACTCATTCAGGAGCAGGTGAACATGACCGTACCGTCGGCCCGCATGGTTCCCTTCCGGGAAGTACCAGAACTTCTGGGAGGCGAAGAGATGCTGAGCGCCGGGGTTATTACACAAATTAAAGGGAGTTTGTCGGGAAACCTTTTGCTTGTGATGGCAGCAGAGAGTGCTGTGCAACTTGTCACGAGACTGTTGCCAGCGGAGAGCAAAGGGGTTCAGGATTTTACGGCCATGGACTTTTCGGCACTGGCCGAAGTTGGGAACATTCTCGGGGGCTCATTTATCAATGCCATATCAGATTTGACAGGTTTCACGTTGCACGTGACCGTTCCCGGTGTTGCTGTTGACATGGCTGGCGCCATTCTGAGTATTTGCCTGTTATCGGCTGAACTCACGATGGATGAAGCTTTGCTGGTAGAAACAAGTATCTCCCAAGGAACGAGCAGTATTGATGCACATATCATCCTGATTCCCGAGCCTGACTCGATGGACCGGCTGCTGAAAGCCTTGGGGGCTTGA
- the flhF gene encoding flagellar biosynthesis protein FlhF yields the protein MMVKRYVVKDMPEAIVMIRRDLGKDAVILSTRQVHEKHWLGLRRKKRLEVLAAAGEDMPIQTKYSRDYQSVPKEPPAAAPAPVLVSPSVPAGVEGDSKGSSVSMSQQQENIRAYSNQEKILSSTEEHTAQLHGTAVNQFSGPSLQLLQQELMQVRETLNHLVQQSSLSRVVTHENSVAEHTQFLRRQGLESDRLLSALEVVWGQNGIHDGSNLKSAVSSSLLNSIKEVLPQCTSHAALSPSSRVVAFVGQTGVGKTTTIAKIAALQMLSGKKRVGLITADTFRIAAIDQLHTYARILGVPLEVINSAEDMDGAIAKLADRDLILIDTAGRSFRSPEHLEDIRRLLELPVIDETHLVLSLTTKAEDLLQCANYFQGLPVDKFLFTKLDETSSYGTALEVLYRYQRPVSYLTNGQNVPDDLEIATLDKLLKLIFEGAA from the coding sequence ATGATGGTAAAGCGCTATGTGGTGAAGGACATGCCTGAAGCCATTGTGATGATTCGACGGGATTTGGGAAAGGATGCAGTCATTCTAAGTACTCGGCAAGTACATGAGAAACACTGGCTTGGCCTGCGCCGCAAAAAGCGTCTCGAAGTGTTGGCTGCGGCTGGAGAGGACATGCCTATTCAAACGAAGTACTCCAGGGACTATCAATCTGTTCCGAAAGAACCACCTGCAGCGGCTCCTGCTCCTGTCCTTGTATCCCCGTCAGTGCCAGCTGGTGTCGAGGGAGACAGCAAAGGAAGTTCTGTCAGCATGAGTCAGCAGCAGGAAAACATCCGAGCGTATTCCAATCAGGAAAAAATACTCTCCTCAACAGAGGAACATACGGCCCAGTTGCATGGAACTGCTGTGAATCAGTTTTCGGGTCCCAGTCTTCAACTGCTGCAACAGGAACTGATGCAGGTTCGAGAGACGTTGAACCATTTGGTTCAACAATCATCACTGTCGCGGGTGGTTACTCACGAAAACAGCGTTGCTGAGCATACGCAATTTTTACGGAGACAAGGTTTGGAGAGTGACAGGCTTCTGTCAGCCCTTGAGGTTGTCTGGGGACAGAATGGGATTCACGATGGGTCCAATCTAAAGTCCGCTGTCTCTTCATCTCTGCTGAACTCAATCAAGGAAGTGTTGCCGCAGTGTACGTCTCATGCAGCCCTTAGCCCTTCATCCAGGGTCGTAGCCTTTGTCGGGCAGACCGGTGTCGGAAAGACGACAACAATTGCCAAGATTGCAGCGTTGCAAATGCTCAGCGGGAAGAAACGGGTAGGTTTGATTACGGCTGATACGTTTCGCATTGCCGCCATCGATCAGTTGCACACTTATGCCCGTATTCTCGGTGTCCCTCTGGAAGTGATTAACAGCGCCGAAGATATGGACGGGGCAATTGCAAAGTTGGCCGACCGAGACCTTATCCTGATTGATACCGCTGGGAGAAGCTTTCGGAGTCCCGAACACCTCGAAGATATAAGAAGGTTACTGGAGCTTCCCGTAATTGATGAAACGCACTTGGTACTGAGCCTTACTACAAAAGCTGAGGACTTGTTGCAATGTGCCAACTATTTTCAAGGATTACCCGTCGACAAGTTTCTGTTTACTAAGCTTGATGAGACGTCGAGTTATGGCACGGCTCTTGAGGTCCTGTACAGGTACCAGCGACCTGTGTCATATCTGACCAATGGTCAGAACGTTCCTGATGATTTGGAAATTGCAACCCTCGACAAGCTCCTGAAACTGATTTTTGAGGGGGCAGCATAA
- the rpsB gene encoding 30S ribosomal protein S2, whose translation MAIISMKQLLEAGVHFGHQTRRWNPKMSRYIFTERNGIYIIDLQKTVRKVEEAFNFVRDLSASGKKVLFVGTKKQAQDAVREEAERCDMHFVNQRWLGGTLTNFKTIQKRIERLLKLEKMEDDGTFDVLPKKEVVLLRKEKDRLEKFLGGIKGMNGLPAAMFVIDPRKERIAVAEGRKLGIPIVAIVDTNCDPDEIDYIIPGNDDAIRAVRLLTSKMADAVLEGAQQVEDEPSEEAEAEAEVETETTTA comes from the coding sequence ATGGCGATTATTTCAATGAAGCAGTTGTTGGAGGCAGGTGTTCATTTTGGACACCAGACACGGCGATGGAACCCGAAAATGTCAAGGTACATTTTCACAGAGCGAAACGGTATTTACATTATTGATTTGCAAAAGACCGTTCGTAAGGTGGAAGAAGCTTTTAACTTTGTGCGTGATCTATCGGCTTCCGGAAAAAAGGTTTTATTCGTCGGAACGAAAAAGCAGGCACAAGATGCGGTGCGCGAAGAAGCAGAGCGCTGTGATATGCACTTTGTCAACCAGCGTTGGCTGGGCGGTACGCTGACGAATTTCAAGACGATTCAAAAGCGTATTGAGAGACTTCTAAAGCTGGAGAAAATGGAAGACGACGGGACGTTTGATGTGCTGCCGAAGAAGGAAGTTGTTCTACTTCGGAAAGAAAAAGACCGTCTTGAGAAATTTCTCGGAGGCATTAAGGGCATGAATGGCCTGCCTGCGGCGATGTTCGTTATCGATCCCCGAAAAGAGCGTATTGCTGTGGCTGAGGGTCGGAAATTGGGTATTCCCATCGTTGCGATTGTAGATACAAACTGCGATCCGGACGAGATTGACTATATTATTCCAGGAAATGATGATGCAATTCGCGCTGTGCGCTTGCTCACCTCAAAAATGGCTGATGCTGTGTTGGAGGGGGCTCAACAAGTGGAAGATGAGCCGTCTGAAGAAGCGGAAGCTGAGGCGGAAGTGGAGACAGAAACCACAACAGCATAA